The Pirellulales bacterium sequence GAGGGTTCGATTCCCTTCACCCGCTCTCAGTTTAAGAACCTTCAGCTAAAGATCTACCGCCACTGTCTAGCGCAGGCGGCGCCGTCCTTTCAAAAATTTGCACGCCGGTTTCGCTTGCTTGAACTCCGCCAGTTCGGCGTCGCTGATACTCTGGTCGATGATAATCGCGCGGAGCTTGGGCAGGTTTTGCAATGGCGCAAATCCGGCGGCGTCTTCGACGTCGGTCGCGTACACGTTAAGGACTTCGAGCTCCTTCAGTTCGGCAATCGTGACCATGCCGGCGCTGGTGACGGCGGTTCCCAAGAGCGACAGATCGGACAGGTTCGGCGCGTTCTTTAGCGCCGCCAGGCCGGCGTCGGTTACCTTGGTTTGCTCTAAGTCCAGTTTTGTGAGCGAAGGTAACAAGGGCAGTGTAGCGAGGCCCGCGTCGTCGACGTCAGTTCCGGTCAGAGTAAGCGTGACCAGCGCCCGCAAGCCTTCCAGGTGCCGCAGTCCGGCCCCGCTAATGCGGGTGTCCGCTAGGTAGAGCGAACGCAGATTCTTTAGTTCCGACAGATATTGCAACCCGATGTCGCTGATGTTCGTCTCGGCCAAGCAGAGATCCGTGAGCCCCCTATCCTCCGCGATGGCCGCCAGGGTCGCGTTCGTGACCCCGGTTGTGGCCAAGTTGAGGCGCTTTAGCTCGTGAGCGTCCTTCAGCCAGTGCAGCCCGTCGTCAGTGACTTTCGGCGCGTGGAGTCGGAAATCTTCCAGGCTGCGTATGTTGCAAAGCCGGGTCAGACCGGCGTCCGTAAATTCTGTGCTTTTTAGGGCCAGATTCTTTGGCTCTAAACCGCGGAGGTACGACAGCGTGGCATCGGTTGGTTCCGATTCGAAATCGAACTTCCCGAGAAGGAAATTCACGTTGATGTTGAAATGGGTCGGCCGGTCTACAAAATCGACGCCCAGGTGGGATTCGACCCAGTCTCGCACCGCGGGGCGCAAGGAACCACGCGCCATCTCTGCTGGGTCCATCACTGCGGACTGAATTTCGCGATCCCGAGGATAATACACAGTACCACCTGCCGAACGGATGGCCGCGACCGCGGCGCGCTGTCGGTGGGCGCGTTCAACGATAATGCCCAGGCATACGGCCAGCGCCGTGATGGCGGCCAGAAATGCCATCAGGCTGAATCGAAAAAACCGTCGCCACGAGCTCAGGAGATACATTGACCGTCGTCCCCTGAAGGCGAACTAAAGAGATGATGCAAGAACACCTGAGGGCATTCCGGATCGGTATAAAAATCGGCTCCTAAGGCCACGTAATGCGGGGCGTGCAGAGCAAGACGGCGATGCACTTAGACGTGGCTTCCAGTGCGTCAACAGCGACTGCCCGACTGAGACGAAATACGGCCAGTGCGTGACCGCGTTGCAACCTTCAGTGCAGTTCTCGGCATGGCTTCTCAGTCGGTGCTCATCGCAACTCAAGCGGAGGGCACGAGATTCGAACTCGCAACCCATTGCGGGGCACCACATTTCCAGTGTGGCCGCTAGCCATTCGCTTACCCTCCGAAATCGCTCCCTGCGATTCTACCTCACTCTTTCCCGATGCAAAGTCCTGATAAGGCTTTGCGTCGGCGTTTGACGGCCATTTTCGTTGCTACTTCCTACCACAACAGCCGCGCTTGGCTGTCCCAGAGACTTTGGTGTCGCGGGGCGGACGCCGTGGACGGAACCGACAGTCGGTGCAGCCGTCCCGCCGCTTCTCTCTGCATGGTCGGGAGACAGTGCAAGTAGGTGTCCATCGTCACGCTGATCTGCGAGTGCCCAGGTCGCTCCTGGACGATTTTCGGATGAACGCCTTGCGACAAGAGTAACGTGGCATGGGAGTGACGCAAGTCGTGGATGGTCGAGCTGCTATATCTCGCTATGCAGATTGACGCAATCCCCAAGACGCCACAAGGTGCGGTCCAGTTGGCACGGGCGACGCCCACGATCTTGAGCGCACTCGCTCGCATCCCTGCCTGCGTCGAGCCTGCTAACGCCAGTCAGCCGGCCGCAAAGGGTCCGTCGGAGTTGCTGAGCACTCTCACACGACTCGACGATATATCGAGAAAGACGCAAGACGAGCTTTCCTGAGCCGGTTTGCGACGACGGCATGATCCTGGTCACTGCTGAAGGATTCACGCGCCGTCGAATGCCATGGACGAAAGACACCGCCGAGCTCAAAGTCTCGCTCGCTCCGGCGGCCATGCTGATAGGCGAAGTACGCATTGACGGCAAGCCCCTCACTGATGGCTGGGTGCAACTCTCGTCGAATGACAAAGACAATCTCAACTCCACGCTGGATGAGGCTAAAGGCCATTTCCTATTCGAAATGCTCCCCGCAGGCGAATACTCACTCGAAGTGCGGAGTAGGAACAGCAAGCGGCTTTTTGCACAACAGCTTATACTCGCAACCGGTCATTCACATACCCAGGTTATTGTCCTTCCGCAGGACGACGCCCAAAATGACGGGCTGAAGTGATTGGACATACGACTTACTCAGATCAGACATGCCCGTCGCCCGCTGACCGTCGCGGGTGCACATCGTAAGCACGTGCCACCAGGTTGGCCCATGCCCAGTGGCCAGCACGCACGAAATGAACGGCCTCAACGCACGATGTAGACTTAGATCAGATAGCCTCAGGACCTCATGAACGTCGTTCGTCAAATATCCGGCGGCGACAGCATTGGAGAAACGCCCACCGTGCCAATCTCAGCCCTTGCGGGCAAACCGGCCCCGACAGAATTGCTCGTCGACGTGGCCCAGCTTGAACGAGAATACTTTAATCGCCGGCCCGACATGGGTGACCCCCAACAGCGAGTCCACTTTGGCACAAGCGGACACCGTGGATCGCCGTTGCGGGCCAGCTTCACTGAGGCGCATATCTTGGCCATCACTCAGGCCATCTGCGATTACCGTCGGCGGCAGGGTATTGATGGTCCCCTCTACATGGGCATGGACACCCATGCACTATCCGGTCCCGCGCAGCGCACAGCGCTTGAGGTTCTGGCAGCCAACGGTGTAGAGACGGTGATTCAGCGCGACGATGGCTTCACGCCGACCCCGGTCATCTCACGGGCCATTCTCGTCTACAACCAGACGCGGAAGAGCCACCTCGCGGACGGCATCATCATCACACCCTCACACAACCCGCCGGAAGATGGTGGGTTCAAGTACAACCCGACCAACGGGGGCCCTGCGGATGTGGATGTGACGAGCTGGATTGAGGAACGCGCCAACGCGTTGCTGCGAGAGGATAACGCGGAGGTAGACCGCGTGCCGTGGTCGAAGGCCATCAAGGCCACGACGACGCACGAGGAGGACTTCGTGTTCCCCTATGTCAATGACCTGCGCAATGTCATCGACATGGAAGCAATCCGCAGCGCCAAGCTGAAGTTGGGAGTCGACCCGCTTGGGGGTGCAGCGGTGCATTATTGGGACATCATCAACGAGGTTTATGGACTCGAAATCGATGTAGTAAATCCGATTGTTGACCCAACGTTCTCGTTCATGACGGTCGATCATGACGGCAAAATTCGCATGGACTGCTCGAGTCCCAATGCGATGGCCCGGCTCGTAGGTCTTAAAGATCGGTATCGCGTCGCATTTGCTAATGATCCCGACTCGGATCGACATGGCATTGTTACTCCCACTGCGGGGCTGATGAACCCCAATCACTTCTTGGCCGTGGCCATTCGGTTCCTTCTCACGCATCGCCCTCACTGGCCTGCGAAATCCTCCGTAGGCAAGACGCTGGTCAGCAGTAGCATGATCGATCGGGTTGTTGCCAAACTTGGGCGAACTATGTACGAAGTGCCCGTTGGATTCAAATGGTTCGTGCCCGGCCTATACGACGGTTCGATCTGCTTCGGTGGTGAAGAGAGTGCTGGAGCGAGCATCCTGCGGCACGACGGTCGCGTGTGGACAACGGATAAGGACGGGCCAATCATGGACCTACTGGCGGCCGAGATCACTGCCCGCACAGGCAAGGATCCGGGGGAACATTACGCAGAACTCACGCGAGAATTCGGCACATCTTGGTACACGCGCATAGACGCGCCAGCGACCATAGAACAGCGAAAACAACTTCAACAGTTGACGTCCGAGGCCGTGCAGGTATCTGAATTGGCCGGCGAGCCGATTGTTGCCAAACTTACGCGCGCACCAGGCAATAATGCCCCGATCGGAGGGCTGAAGGTTGTAGCTACGAGCGGCTGGTTCGCTGCTCGCCCCTCCGGGACCGAGGACATTTACAAGATTTATGCGGAAAGCTTCCAGGGCCAGAACCACCTCGACAGGATTGTGAGCGAGGCGAAGGAGATCGTGAACGAGTCACTTCGCTCGCGTGGCGCCAGTACGTAGCGCACCAAAGGACACTCGTGAGCGGCCCTTGTCGAGGGCTGCAATCATTCTCTTCGGGCTATTGGGCGTCCGAAATGAGCTTATCGTCACGCCGACGCCTTCGACGGCCATGACCACTGCCTATTTGGGATCGAAGGACGCGTTCGCGAAGTCGCCTGTTGGGCGCACGCGCGGCGCTGCGCCACCTCTCTCCGACTCAACACGCGAACGAAACATGCCCCGATTCTCTCACAGACACTGGTACTGAAATTGGTAGGGGGGGCAGTCTCAACAAATCGTGGGTTGTTGCGAGTGTCATGCGCGCATGAGTAAAAAAAGGTTAAGGCCGTTCGACCCCATCTCTACCCTTATCATTGACCGGACCGGAATCGGAGCATCGAAGCTATGTCTCGATTGGCCACACGCGCTGCGGCGGTTTTTCCCGCGGGCTCTAACGGCGAGTTCAATTTGCCGCCCGAGCTAGCAATTGTCATTCGCCGTGGACTAGGCTGCGAGCTGTGGGACGATGAGGAGCGACACTTCTACGACTTTTCGATGGGTTGGGGTTCGGCGCTGGTGGGCCATGCCCGGCCCGAAGTGGTCGATGCCGCGCAGCGTCGCGCGCCGCTGGGGGCGAACTTTGCCTACGTGACCGAAGAATCGCTGCTATTGGCCGAAGAGTTGGTGCGGCTCAGCCCGGCGTGCGACGCAGTGCGGTTTTGTGCCTCGGGAACCGAGGCGACGATGTATTGCCAGCGGCTTGCGCGGGCGTTGACCAGCCGACCCGCGATCCTCAAATTCGAAGGGGCCTATCACGGCGCCAACGAAGTGGGGGTGACCAGTCTATTTCCCACCTCGGCACCCAACTTTCCACATCCGGATCCCTCCAGTGCGGGCATCGCGGCGCTGGTGGCCGACAGTGTGCTGGTCGCGCCGTTCAATGACCTGGAGAGGACCGCCCGAATCGTCGCTGAATCGGCCGACCGTCTCGCGGCCGTAATCGTCGAGCCACTGCAGCGGTGTGTTCCGCCGCTACCGGGGTTTCTGCAGGGACTGCGACAACTTTGCGACCAATATAAGGTGCTGTTGATCTTCGACGAAGTCGTTACTGGTTTTCGCCTGGCCTATGGCGGAGCGCAGGAATATTACGACGTAGTGCCCGACCTGGTGGCGTATGGCAAGGCGCTGGGGGGCGGCTACCCGATCGGCGCGTTCGGCGGTCGGGGCGACATTCTGGACCTGGTGCGCGAGGACCGCCTTGGTCACGACGGCTACGTGTGGATGGCTTCGACCCTGGGCGGCAATCCGATTTCAGCCGCGGCCGCGCGAGCGTCCCTGACGGTGCTACGGCAAGAGGGAGTCTATCCACGGCTCCACGCCCTAGGCCGTTATCTCCGCGAACAGATTGCGGCGGTCCTCGAGCGGCACGGCATCGAGGCCCAAACGATCGGCGACGGACCGTTGGCCCAAGTGATATTTTCGAACAGGCCCGTCACTGATTACCGCTCGTCGCAACAGGGCGACAGGGCACGAGGCCGTGCAGTGATGCTCGATCTTTTCCGCCAAGGTATCTTTCTCAACCCAATGGGTACCAAGTTGTACCTATCGCTGGCGCACGACGAGCGGATTTGCGACATCTTCTGTCAGCGATTAGATGCGGCACTCATTGCCACCGGGTGAGGAACTCGTAGCCCTCACATCGTCGGATCCGCATCCACCAGCAACCCACGAACCGAGTGGGTAACCTGTAGTGCTCGATGGCAAGTTTCCATCAACGGCATGACTTTCCGGCACGAGAGCAGGCGGTGTCATCTACCAGTGGTCAGATAGGAT is a genomic window containing:
- a CDS encoding tyrosine-type recombinase/integrase, with the protein product MRASALKIVGVARANWTAPCGVLGIASICIARYSSSTIHDLRHSHATLLLSQGVHPKIVQERPGHSQISVTMDTYLHCLPTMQREAAGRLHRLSVPSTASAPRHQSLWDSQARLLW
- the pgm gene encoding phosphoglucomutase (alpha-D-glucose-1,6-bisphosphate-dependent) encodes the protein MPISALAGKPAPTELLVDVAQLEREYFNRRPDMGDPQQRVHFGTSGHRGSPLRASFTEAHILAITQAICDYRRRQGIDGPLYMGMDTHALSGPAQRTALEVLAANGVETVIQRDDGFTPTPVISRAILVYNQTRKSHLADGIIITPSHNPPEDGGFKYNPTNGGPADVDVTSWIEERANALLREDNAEVDRVPWSKAIKATTTHEEDFVFPYVNDLRNVIDMEAIRSAKLKLGVDPLGGAAVHYWDIINEVYGLEIDVVNPIVDPTFSFMTVDHDGKIRMDCSSPNAMARLVGLKDRYRVAFANDPDSDRHGIVTPTAGLMNPNHFLAVAIRFLLTHRPHWPAKSSVGKTLVSSSMIDRVVAKLGRTMYEVPVGFKWFVPGLYDGSICFGGEESAGASILRHDGRVWTTDKDGPIMDLLAAEITARTGKDPGEHYAELTREFGTSWYTRIDAPATIEQRKQLQQLTSEAVQVSELAGEPIVAKLTRAPGNNAPIGGLKVVATSGWFAARPSGTEDIYKIYAESFQGQNHLDRIVSEAKEIVNESLRSRGAST
- a CDS encoding aminotransferase class III-fold pyridoxal phosphate-dependent enzyme, which codes for MSRLATRAAAVFPAGSNGEFNLPPELAIVIRRGLGCELWDDEERHFYDFSMGWGSALVGHARPEVVDAAQRRAPLGANFAYVTEESLLLAEELVRLSPACDAVRFCASGTEATMYCQRLARALTSRPAILKFEGAYHGANEVGVTSLFPTSAPNFPHPDPSSAGIAALVADSVLVAPFNDLERTARIVAESADRLAAVIVEPLQRCVPPLPGFLQGLRQLCDQYKVLLIFDEVVTGFRLAYGGAQEYYDVVPDLVAYGKALGGGYPIGAFGGRGDILDLVREDRLGHDGYVWMASTLGGNPISAAAARASLTVLRQEGVYPRLHALGRYLREQIAAVLERHGIEAQTIGDGPLAQVIFSNRPVTDYRSSQQGDRARGRAVMLDLFRQGIFLNPMGTKLYLSLAHDERICDIFCQRLDAALIATG